A single bacterium DNA region contains:
- a CDS encoding cytochrome c — translation MSKRILVGCVIASMSLWWMAPMGTAKVLMHTPDGRVLHLKGGTAQPDLSRFRSALQSKVMDRRFHTNENGYLANEAYSTSQTGFNDMVKAGIPVAYKPEFHWISHQEMYWNARFLLQWAGAASRLGISMVHGPYWTLKADEFSRRNRFGRDRGERSLSNKDILIGIYLPLYYSRTGFPRVFDSAFPTYLQYASGDPRLVGPVEVGDDFDDPQSSKKGGWGVPRYFLDWTNLRWNHDRMDTTIHMGGLGQFLKRRAQWTGYMFHSTHVEQSPSDPDGDEISLLGNDAEEGFRGTVLATMAINTMLEAKAAFFADAKGKKLGGLNPFKYDPENGLRYLPHTIKPNILWVGDLPERLWSVSIADNSSQLWDQASWIWATTEYSHFVLWYNDQVFTDNPPADGGILEKRVGLVSRGMANVIIKNLRAMHTRKGILVSEWTPTGGTGKVLSMRDAAMTMSALKEYDDRHEFLDEDEDLREDAVTMLMDLADFLVKVQAKDGSFYEKYDVTSGEGLGENTVSAPNWAGIKALVVAWQKTEEEAYARAARKTFNLMNSKYWVEKHGLYRTRLGDDTVTLTPYDIAITLGALRETLFATPLHLVEPQLDRITRWWVQTMDSSGMQQTEDNRTGELAFGTAGMDEDADGIPFVAGGYGEYGTAPVTAAKVAVNIGGSENSAFAALDGDAYNAQKYAEVKFAYVTQSRKEQDELLLPLDIPSEGLIERPPMQKFNGTTIPLASSKPVERGLGIKLGLTGKQIFEINCVLCHGFSGEGITGLSLEKDVMTFSHEEMFKVPNEGRHEKLMPPWGVGNKDSFGGPLSEEEIHLIVNYVQSDEFREKFQAHQDALHAKGDPPKDPFEYLSRQYQKGTLESATADDIRRISQAQCRASDCIPESHKVFRRLLAESQGKQSPRLADAASEEAKDRPQPSAGSESSQAPPDKTTILTRP, via the coding sequence ATGTCAAAGAGAATCCTGGTCGGTTGCGTCATCGCCTCGATGAGCCTCTGGTGGATGGCGCCCATGGGAACCGCGAAGGTTCTCATGCACACGCCGGATGGTCGTGTCCTGCACCTCAAGGGAGGCACGGCTCAACCGGACCTGAGCCGGTTCCGGTCCGCATTGCAGAGCAAGGTCATGGATCGCCGCTTCCACACGAACGAGAACGGCTATCTCGCCAATGAGGCCTACTCCACCAGTCAGACCGGCTTCAATGACATGGTCAAGGCCGGAATTCCGGTGGCGTACAAGCCGGAGTTCCACTGGATCTCACACCAGGAAATGTACTGGAACGCGCGCTTCCTGTTGCAGTGGGCCGGCGCGGCCTCCCGACTCGGGATCTCCATGGTGCACGGCCCCTACTGGACATTGAAGGCCGATGAATTCTCGAGGCGGAACCGCTTTGGGCGAGATCGCGGTGAACGCTCTCTGTCCAACAAGGACATCCTCATTGGCATCTACCTGCCGCTCTACTACTCCCGCACCGGCTTTCCGCGTGTGTTCGATTCGGCCTTTCCTACTTATCTGCAGTACGCATCCGGCGACCCCCGCCTGGTGGGGCCGGTCGAGGTCGGGGACGACTTCGACGACCCGCAGAGCAGTAAGAAGGGCGGCTGGGGTGTGCCTCGCTATTTCCTCGATTGGACGAACCTGCGCTGGAATCACGACCGGATGGACACCACTATCCACATGGGAGGGCTGGGACAGTTCCTGAAGAGAAGGGCGCAGTGGACCGGCTATATGTTCCACAGCACGCACGTGGAGCAATCACCCTCGGACCCCGACGGCGATGAGATCTCCCTGCTCGGGAACGACGCGGAAGAAGGCTTCCGCGGAACCGTTCTGGCCACCATGGCAATCAATACCATGCTCGAGGCCAAGGCCGCATTCTTCGCTGATGCGAAGGGGAAGAAACTCGGCGGGCTCAATCCCTTCAAGTACGATCCTGAAAACGGCCTGCGATACCTTCCGCATACCATCAAGCCGAACATTCTCTGGGTAGGGGATCTTCCCGAGCGGCTCTGGTCGGTCAGCATTGCCGACAACTCCAGTCAGCTCTGGGACCAGGCGTCCTGGATCTGGGCAACCACCGAGTACAGTCACTTCGTCCTCTGGTACAACGATCAGGTCTTCACCGACAATCCGCCCGCGGATGGTGGCATCCTCGAAAAGCGGGTTGGACTCGTCTCGCGCGGGATGGCCAATGTCATCATCAAGAACCTCAGGGCCATGCACACCCGCAAGGGCATCCTCGTTTCGGAGTGGACTCCCACAGGAGGGACCGGAAAGGTCCTGAGCATGCGGGATGCTGCCATGACCATGTCGGCCTTGAAGGAGTACGACGATCGTCACGAGTTCCTCGATGAGGATGAGGATCTCCGAGAAGACGCAGTCACCATGCTGATGGATCTCGCGGATTTCCTGGTGAAGGTCCAGGCGAAGGACGGATCGTTCTACGAGAAATACGACGTGACCAGCGGCGAGGGGCTCGGTGAGAACACTGTGTCCGCTCCCAACTGGGCCGGTATCAAGGCGCTGGTCGTGGCCTGGCAGAAGACGGAAGAGGAGGCTTACGCCCGCGCTGCGCGAAAGACCTTCAACCTGATGAATAGTAAGTACTGGGTTGAAAAACACGGCCTCTATCGCACGAGACTCGGCGACGACACGGTCACCCTCACTCCGTACGACATCGCGATCACACTGGGCGCTTTGCGCGAGACGCTCTTTGCGACACCTCTTCATCTGGTCGAACCACAACTCGACAGGATCACCCGTTGGTGGGTTCAGACCATGGATTCGAGTGGCATGCAGCAGACCGAGGACAATCGCACGGGTGAACTCGCCTTCGGCACGGCCGGGATGGACGAAGATGCGGACGGGATTCCCTTCGTCGCCGGCGGTTATGGGGAATACGGCACAGCACCGGTGACCGCGGCAAAGGTCGCGGTCAACATCGGCGGGTCCGAGAACTCCGCGTTCGCGGCTCTTGATGGAGACGCCTACAACGCCCAGAAGTACGCCGAGGTCAAATTCGCCTACGTCACCCAGTCTCGCAAGGAACAAGACGAGCTCCTGCTGCCTCTGGACATCCCTTCCGAGGGGCTGATCGAGCGTCCTCCGATGCAGAAGTTCAACGGAACCACCATCCCACTGGCCTCCAGCAAGCCGGTCGAACGCGGGCTGGGAATCAAACTCGGTCTTACAGGCAAGCAGATCTTCGAGATCAACTGCGTCCTGTGCCACGGTTTTTCGGGAGAGGGGATTACCGGTCTCTCGCTAGAGAAGGACGTGATGACGTTCTCACACGAAGAGATGTTCAAGGTCCCGAACGAGGGCCGGCACGAGAAACTCATGCCTCCGTGGGGTGTCGGGAACAAAGACAGTTTCGGTGGTCCGCTGAGTGAAGAAGAGATCCACCTCATCGTCAACTACGTGCAGAGTGACGAGTTTCGCGAGAAGTTCCAGGCCCATCAGGATGCTCTTCACGCCAAGGGCGATCCTCCGAAGGATCCTTTCGAGTACCTCTCCCGGCAATACCAGAAGGGCACTTTGGAAAGCGCGACCGCTGACGATATTCGCCGCATCTCCCAGGCTCAGTGCAGGGCGAGTGATTGCATTCCGGAATCCCACAAGGTGTTCCGCCGGCTCCTGGCCGAGTCGCAGGGGAAGCAATCTCCGCGACTGGCCGATGCGGCTTCGGAGGAAGCGAAGGACCGTCCACAACCTTCTGCGGGGAGTGAATCCAGTCAGGCGCCGCCCGACAAGACAACAATCCTTACACGGCCATGA
- a CDS encoding carboxypeptidase regulatory-like domain-containing protein produces the protein MAEPQNSEMLSENPIQRLGALVLVLLLVLPITAHAAGYKETRVENGGSITGKLSFSGELPADAVEMIAVNKNPEVCGEGYREVVWVDVENGALRGAFVYLHKIKKGKAWSPPDGGKYMINQKGCRFRPWAQVVRQGDIHIKHSDQGVQHNINMVELIGVDKGRAVERPLINRNQPDPGEAIEQIKTVRAPHIAMNCQVHNFMFGFMMAPKSPYAVAVEEDGSYVLDNVPAGKYTLKSWHPRLGVQKKKITVPANGEVVADFEYTKDSASKKRRRPRKTKAEK, from the coding sequence ATGGCAGAACCTCAAAACTCAGAAATGCTCTCCGAAAATCCGATTCAGCGCCTCGGTGCGCTCGTGTTGGTGCTCTTGCTCGTGCTGCCGATCACTGCTCACGCGGCCGGTTACAAGGAAACCCGGGTAGAAAACGGCGGGAGCATCACCGGCAAGCTGAGTTTCTCCGGTGAACTCCCGGCCGACGCCGTCGAAATGATCGCGGTCAACAAGAACCCGGAAGTCTGCGGAGAAGGCTATCGCGAGGTCGTCTGGGTGGACGTCGAGAACGGCGCGTTGCGCGGTGCCTTCGTCTATCTGCACAAGATCAAGAAAGGCAAGGCCTGGAGCCCACCAGACGGTGGCAAGTACATGATCAATCAGAAGGGCTGCCGTTTTCGACCTTGGGCCCAGGTCGTTCGCCAGGGCGATATCCATATCAAACACAGCGACCAGGGTGTGCAACACAACATCAATATGGTCGAACTGATCGGGGTCGACAAAGGGCGAGCGGTCGAGAGGCCGCTGATCAATCGCAATCAGCCCGATCCCGGTGAAGCCATCGAGCAGATCAAGACGGTTCGCGCGCCTCATATCGCCATGAACTGCCAGGTTCACAACTTCATGTTCGGTTTCATGATGGCTCCTAAGAGTCCGTACGCCGTGGCGGTTGAAGAGGATGGCAGTTACGTCCTCGACAACGTGCCCGCGGGCAAATACACGCTCAAATCGTGGCATCCCCGGCTGGGAGTCCAGAAGAAGAAAATCACCGTTCCCGCGAACGGAGAGGTGGTCGCCGACTTCGAGTACACAAAAGACTCGGCTTCGAAGAAGCGAAGGCGACCCAGAAAGACCAAGGCAGAGAAATGA
- a CDS encoding PPOX class F420-dependent oxidoreductase — MNELEGHLYLSLATFRKSGVAVETPVWFAESDGKLYVFSAGDAGKIKRLRNSPRARVAACDVRGKLRGDWIDATATITRDSNTIEAAYVSFREKYGLQIRLADLFSKLSGRYDKREMIEISL, encoded by the coding sequence ATGAACGAACTCGAAGGGCACCTCTACCTGAGCCTTGCAACCTTCCGGAAGAGCGGCGTCGCCGTCGAAACTCCAGTCTGGTTTGCCGAGTCCGACGGCAAGCTCTACGTGTTCTCCGCGGGAGATGCGGGCAAGATCAAACGCTTGCGCAACTCGCCCCGGGCGCGGGTCGCCGCGTGTGACGTGCGCGGAAAGCTGCGCGGCGATTGGATCGACGCCACAGCGACGATCACCCGGGATTCCAACACGATCGAAGCCGCATACGTTTCGTTCCGCGAGAAGTACGGACTGCAGATCCGATTGGCAGATCTCTTCTCAAAACTCTCGGGTCGTTACGACAAGCGCGAGATGATCGAGATCAGTCTCTAG
- a CDS encoding CoA transferase, which produces MNPDESEVEATSPPLAGVRVLDFTRFLAGPFATMMLADYGAEVVKVENRKGREFRPPGAGRDNYFFLSSNRGKRSLTLDFRDPRGRAAIERMLPRFDVVVENFRPGIMQKFGLGPEELTERDPRLVYCSISGFGADGPYRDRPGFDQIAQGMSGLMSVTGTEDSGPTRSGIAIGDLLGGIFAAHGICMALLTRERTGRGQIVDTSLLDALVGVLSWSAGMFFESGRAPGPAGQHHPLSSPYGRFRAADGFMNIAAGTDAMWQKLAHALDRDSWIGDQRFAGAGGRIANRLELSAEIEAALAEHSVEHWVDALNVAGVPAGPVLNLEQVFADPQVLARKLLHELPHPELGTFKTTGLPIKLSQTPGAIETPPPLLGEHTDQVLSECGFSSAEIEELRAAELV; this is translated from the coding sequence ATGAACCCCGACGAATCCGAAGTCGAAGCCACATCGCCACCGCTGGCCGGTGTTCGAGTCCTGGACTTCACCCGCTTTCTGGCAGGACCTTTTGCCACGATGATGCTGGCGGACTACGGAGCCGAGGTCGTGAAGGTGGAGAATCGGAAGGGTCGCGAGTTCCGGCCCCCCGGAGCCGGGCGCGACAACTACTTCTTTCTCTCCAGCAATCGCGGCAAGCGCTCGCTGACTCTGGATTTTCGCGATCCGCGCGGCCGTGCGGCCATCGAACGCATGCTGCCGCGGTTCGATGTGGTCGTCGAGAACTTTCGCCCCGGGATCATGCAGAAGTTCGGACTGGGTCCCGAGGAGTTGACCGAGCGAGATCCGCGGCTCGTCTACTGTTCGATCTCGGGGTTTGGTGCGGACGGTCCGTACAGGGACCGCCCGGGCTTCGATCAGATCGCGCAGGGCATGAGTGGACTGATGAGTGTGACGGGCACCGAAGACAGCGGTCCCACGCGTTCCGGCATCGCCATCGGAGATCTGCTGGGCGGGATCTTCGCCGCACACGGCATCTGCATGGCGCTGCTGACGCGCGAACGCACGGGTCGCGGGCAGATCGTCGACACGTCACTTCTCGACGCGCTGGTGGGTGTGCTCTCCTGGAGTGCCGGGATGTTCTTCGAATCGGGACGAGCACCCGGACCGGCGGGTCAGCACCATCCGCTCTCTTCGCCCTACGGCCGTTTCCGCGCGGCCGATGGCTTCATGAACATCGCCGCGGGAACGGACGCCATGTGGCAGAAGCTGGCGCACGCCCTCGATCGGGACTCGTGGATCGGCGACCAGCGTTTTGCCGGCGCCGGGGGACGTATCGCGAATCGCCTGGAACTCAGCGCCGAGATCGAAGCGGCGCTGGCGGAGCACTCCGTCGAGCACTGGGTGGATGCGCTCAACGTCGCCGGGGTTCCCGCAGGTCCGGTCTTGAATCTGGAACAGGTCTTCGCCGATCCCCAGGTTCTGGCGCGCAAGCTATTGCACGAACTGCCCCACCCGGAGCTGGGCACGTTCAAGACCACGGGCCTGCCGATCAAACTCTCGCAGACACCGGGTGCGATCGAGACTCCGCCTCCCTTGCTGGGTGAGCACACCGATCAGGTGTTGAGCGAGTGCGGCTTTTCGTCAGCCGAAATCGAGGAGTTGCGCGCAGCCGAGCTGGTCTGA
- a CDS encoding ATP-dependent Clp protease proteolytic subunit, giving the protein MSDKPASETPMPFPMRLEETLFEKRRIFLYGEINMDVAREISKKLIAMAESDMGDIVMFVNSPGGHVEAGDTIHDVIRFVKPRVKILGTGWVASAGAHIFVAPAKEDRFCLPNTRFLLHQPMGGVRGQAVDIGIEAQEIVKMRKRLNRILSEQTGQSLERIEEDTDRNFWMTAQEALDYGVVGKIIQSIDEL; this is encoded by the coding sequence ATGAGTGACAAGCCCGCCAGCGAAACGCCAATGCCCTTCCCGATGCGACTCGAAGAGACGCTCTTCGAGAAGCGGCGGATTTTCCTGTACGGCGAGATCAACATGGACGTCGCCCGGGAAATCTCCAAGAAGCTGATCGCGATGGCGGAAAGCGATATGGGCGACATCGTCATGTTCGTCAACTCGCCGGGCGGCCACGTGGAGGCGGGCGATACGATCCACGACGTCATTCGCTTCGTGAAGCCGCGCGTGAAGATTCTGGGGACAGGCTGGGTCGCAAGCGCGGGTGCGCACATCTTCGTGGCCCCAGCCAAGGAAGACCGTTTCTGCCTGCCGAACACGCGCTTCCTCCTGCACCAGCCGATGGGCGGTGTGCGCGGTCAGGCCGTCGACATCGGAATCGAGGCGCAGGAGATCGTCAAGATGCGCAAGCGCCTGAATCGCATCCTGTCCGAGCAGACCGGCCAGTCACTCGAACGCATCGAGGAAGACACCGACCGGAATTTCTGGATGACGGCCCAGGAAGCTCTCGACTACGGAGTGGTCGGCAAGATCATCCAGTCCATCGACGAGCTCTAG
- a CDS encoding adenylate/guanylate cyclase domain-containing protein — MPDQPSQRRKLAAILMADVSGFSRLMGADEEGTTARMQDFHRRVHSLIESHQGRLVDTAGDSVFGEFDSVVNSVRCAYEIQTEQARENREEADDARIDTRIGIHLGDVIVEAQRVWGDGVNIAARLEQFAQPGSICVSEAVYQQIFNKLDYEFQDMGVQELKNIDQPLRVYGIPGPGSLPVAAPSSSVSHPRTRRRAHRRHSKDPNPRGRREPSTWLEAFMHPLDLISLIIAVALITSPLLMVPTGGIFSTLGGVLAGVSLGRIWRAVSGIRGHLQIPLGVGIASGAAFTHWSVPTDGLFVVAGLIVAAVGVSRVFTERRLAR, encoded by the coding sequence ATGCCCGACCAACCCTCGCAACGCAGAAAGCTGGCCGCCATCCTCATGGCCGACGTCTCCGGCTTCAGTCGCCTGATGGGCGCGGATGAAGAGGGTACGACCGCACGCATGCAGGACTTCCACCGCCGTGTGCACTCACTGATCGAATCCCATCAAGGTCGACTGGTGGACACCGCGGGAGACTCCGTGTTCGGGGAGTTCGACAGCGTGGTCAACTCGGTGCGCTGCGCCTACGAAATCCAGACGGAGCAAGCTCGCGAGAATCGCGAAGAAGCGGACGATGCGCGCATCGATACGCGTATCGGCATTCATCTGGGCGACGTAATCGTCGAAGCACAGCGCGTCTGGGGAGATGGCGTGAACATCGCCGCCCGACTCGAACAGTTTGCGCAACCCGGATCGATCTGTGTTTCGGAGGCGGTCTACCAGCAAATCTTCAACAAGCTGGACTACGAGTTCCAGGACATGGGTGTCCAGGAGTTGAAGAACATCGATCAGCCGCTGCGGGTCTACGGCATCCCCGGACCCGGATCGCTTCCGGTCGCTGCACCTTCGTCCAGCGTCTCTCACCCGCGCACGCGTCGACGTGCGCACCGACGGCATTCCAAGGACCCAAACCCGCGGGGAAGGCGCGAGCCCTCGACCTGGCTCGAAGCCTTCATGCATCCGCTCGATCTGATTTCGCTGATCATCGCTGTCGCATTGATCACCTCTCCGCTGCTGATGGTTCCTACGGGTGGCATCTTTTCGACGCTGGGAGGCGTGCTCGCGGGGGTGAGCCTGGGGCGCATCTGGCGGGCCGTCAGCGGAATTCGCGGCCATCTACAGATTCCACTGGGAGTGGGTATCGCCTCCGGCGCGGCCTTCACCCATTGGAGCGTGCCAACCGACGGACTGTTTGTCGTGGCCGGGCTGATCGTGGCCGCAGTCGGCGTGAGTCGCGTGTTTACCGAGCGCCGACTCGCACGCTGA